The Streptomyces rimosus genomic interval TCTTCCTGCGTCGGAATGAGCACCAGGACGCGAAGGGTCAGATGTCCCTTCGCCGGGACGATGTGCACGCCCTCCGGAGGCGAACCGAGGACGACATTTCCGTCCGAGCCGTCACTGATGATGAGCCCCCAGAAGCTCGCCTCGAATTCCGGGGCCAGCACCGAACCGTCCGGGAGCTGGCCGAATCCGACGTTCCAGTGCTTCACATCGGTCTCTCCGGCGTACAGGGTGACGTCGTAGGAGTGGATGTACTTGTGGGTCTGCCAGTCCTGCCAGGAAGAGTTGAAAGTGAACTCGACCTTCAGATTCTTGTTGGCCGCCGTGAAATCGACGGTGTCCGGCTCCGATTCCTGGCTGCCGCTGACGGCGGTCGCCGTCACGCTGTGCTTTCCGGGCGGCCAGCCGCCCTCGCGGCCGAAGCTCCAGAGGTTGGTGGTCACCCTGACGCTGCCGAGCGGACTGCCGCCCTCGGTGAGCCGCACCGTGTCGGCGTTGAACGCGACGCCGTCGACGGTGGCGCCGCTGTCCACCTCGGCGCCCTCCTGCGGGGACCTGATGTCCACCACGGGCGTCGGCAGGGTGACGTAGAAACGTAAGGGCGCCTTGCCCGACTGCACGTCGTCGCGCACGGCGATGGCGGAGAGGTCGTGCTGGCCGAGCGGCCAGTCGGTGTCCGGGGTGTACTCCCACACGCTGTCCTTGACCGGGCAGGTGCCCAGCGGCTTCGCGCCCTCGTACAGCAGCACCTGCTGGACGTCGGGGGCCGCCTTGCCCTGGACGGCCTGCCGGCGGTCCTGGGTCTGGGCGCTGGGCCGGGGAGCGGTGAACACCGGCAGCGGCACCGGCTTGTTGAAGGCGAGCGCGGACTGGGCCTGGTCGTTCCAGGTGCCGGTGGAACTGCCGGACAGCGGGATCCGCGTCAGGTCGGTGACCGAGGAGTTGGCGGACACCGGCAGCTGCGAGCCGCCCTGGTTGGTCCGCGTGAAAAGGATGTTGTCCCGGTCGGTGTTGTTGACGACGCTGCTCACCCCGTCGTCGCTCTGGTCGAATCCGTAGTCGCTGAAGTTGTTGGCTGTGCCGTTGACCGGGATGACGAGGATTTTGGTGCGCGGCCCTCCCACGTTGTAGTTGATATCGGCGAACAGGGAGAAGGCGTTCGCGGGGGCGGCGTCCTTCCCCCGGCCGGTGATGACGTACGGTTCGTCGGCGGACTTGCCATTACCGTTGGCGGTCACTCGCGTCCCCATCTCGTCGCTGTTTCGGTGCACGCAAGGCTGCCCGCGGCATGTGATGCCGTCAATTGCGGAAGGGGTGTTCGACGGTGTTCAGGCCATACGCGGCGCTGGCTGAATTACAGGGGTGTACGGCCGGGAAACGCCGTCGGGATAACGGCGAACTCATTCTCGGCAACCTCGTGTTCGAGCGTGCCGCCACGCAGTCTCCGGGGCGTCGTACGGCCCGCCTCGCTTCCCGCCGGACCGGCTCCCGCGATTCATCCGCGTACCGCGGGGCACTCGCAGCCCCATGACGCGCGGGGGAGCGTCGGCCCGCACGGGATTTCCGACCAGGAGGTCACAGTGAGAACAGCGAGCACACGTCCGCGTCTCTTAGCGGTGGCGGCAGCCGGGACGCTGTCCCTGGCCGCCGTCGCCGGCTGCGGTGGCGCGGACGACAAGGCATCGGGCAAGTCCTCGGACCAGCAGTCCGGGTCCCCGGCCGCGCCGGGCGGGGCGGCGGACGGCCCGCAGGCGGTACGGGCCGCGCACCAGAAGACGACGAGCGCCGGGACCGCCAAGATGACGCTGGTCACCAAGGCGCAGAGCGGCGGGAAGAACGCCGAGGTCCGCGGGTCGGGCGTGGTGGACCTGGCCAAGGGCAGCAGTGAGATGGTGCTGCTGACCGGCAACCAGCAGATACACCAGCGGACGGTGGAGGGCATCCTCTACCAGCAGCCGCCCGCCGCGCAGCGCGAGCAGCTGCCGCAGGGCAAGTCGTGGCTGAAGGTGGATGTGAAGAAGCTGCTGCGGCAGACCGGCAGCAGCTCGCAGTACGAGGACCCGACCTCCTCCTTCGGCTACATGAAGGGCATCAGCGACAAGGACGTCAAGAAGGTCGGCACCGAGACCGTCGACGGCACGGCCACCACCCACTACAAGGTGTCCGTCGACGTGACGCAGCTGGCCAAGGACAACGCGCAGCAGGCGAAGCAGCTCCGGGCCCAGCTCGGCGACCGGCTGCCGCTCGACGTGTGGCTCGACGGGCAGGGCCGGGTCCGCCAGGAGAAGGTCGAGGTCAGGCCCAGGACCGGCCAGCAGGGCAACAGCGGCGCACGGGCCGCCGTCACCACCACGCTGAAGTTCAGCGACTTCGGTACGGACGTGAAGGTCACCGCGCCGCCCGCGAAGGACACCGTGGACATCACGGACAAGGCCGCCAAAGCGGCACAACAGGCGCAGCAAGGGCAGCAGGGTGCAACGCAGTCCTGAGGGGTGAGGGGCTGACGCGGGAGTCCGCCGAGGGCGCCGGATGATGATCCGGTGCCCTCGGCTTCTGTGTGTCCGGCTGTGCGATTGGTTGCGCGTCCGGCTGTGCAGCCGACGCCCCGAAAGTGAGCCGCATCACAGGCGGCCACGGATGCCGTCGCGGGGTGAGGTCGTCCGGCCCGTGGTGCGGGTGGCAGACTGAGGCGGGTGGGAAACGCGGTGTCCGGCGGCGCCGGCGGGGCCGCCGACCGGCAGGACCGGGCGGCGGCGACGTACGGGGCAGGTGCGGGCCACGGGAGCGGAGGAGTGGCAGCGGTGCGGGTCGAGGCGGTCTCTTGAGATTTCTGCACACCTCCGACTGGCACCTCGGCCGCTCGTTCCACCGCGTGAACCTGCTCGGCGCCCAGCGCGCCTTCCTCGACCACCTGGTCGAGACGGCCCGTACGGAGAACGTCGACGCGGTGCTCGTCGCGGGCGACGTCTACGACCGCGCCGTACCGCCGCTCGCCGCCGTGGAGCTGTTCGACGACGCGCTGCACCGCCTCGCCGGCCTGGGCGTGCCCACCGTCATGATCTCCGGCAACCACGACTCGGCCCGCCGGCTCGGCGTCGGCTCCGGGCTGATGCGGCAGGCCGGCATCCACCTGCGGACCGACCCGGCGGCCTGCGCCGACCCGGTCGTGCTGCGCGACGCGCACGGCGAGGTCGCCCTGTACGGCCTGCCGTACCTGGAACCGGCCCTGGTCAAGGAGGAGTTCGGCGCCCGGCGGGCGGACCACGCGCAGGTGCTGGGCGCGGCCATGGACCGGGTGCGCGACGACCTCGCCGGACGCCCGGCGGGCACCCGCTCGGTGGTGCTCGCGCACGCCTTCGTCACCGGCGGCGCCCCCAGCGACAGCGAGCGCGACATCACGGTCGGCGGCGTGGAGTCCGTACCCGCCGCGGTCTTCGACGGCGTGGACTACGCGGCCCTCGGGCACCTGCACGGCTGCCAGACGATCACCGACCGGGTCCGCTACTCCGGCTCGCCGCTCGCCTACTCCTTCTCCGAGGAGCACCACCGCAAGTCCATGTGGCTCGTGGAGCTGGACGCCGCGGGCGCCGTACGGGCCGAGCGCCTGGACTGCCCGGTGCCCCGGCCGCTGGCCCGTGTCCGCGGCAGGCTCGCCGACCTGCTGGAGGACCCGGCGCTGGCCCGGCACGAGGAGGCGTGGGTCGAGGCGACGCTGACCGACGCCGCGCGCCCGCACGAGCCGATGGCCCGGCTGGCCGGGCGGTTCCCGCACATCCTCAGCCTCGCCTTCGAGCCGGAGGACGGCCCTGCCCGCTCCCTGGCCTCGTACGCGCAGCGCTTGCGCGGGCGCAGCGACCAGGAGATCGCCGAGGATTTCGTGGAGCACGTACGGGCCGGCCGTGCCGTGGACGACGAGGAGCGGGCCGTCCTGCGCTCGGCCCTGGACGAGGTACGCGTCGACGACGTGCTGCGGGAGGTGGCGCGGTGAGGCTGCACCGGCTGTCGGTCACGGCCTTCGGCCCGTTCGGCCGGACCCAGACCATCGACTTCGACCGGCTCGCGCGGGCCGGTCTCTTCCTGCTCCACGGGCCGACCGGCGCGGGCAAGACCTCCATCCTGGACGCCGTCTGCTTCGCGCTGTACGGGTCCGTGCCGGGCACCCGGCAGAGCGGCCAGGCGCTGCGCAGCGACCTCGCCGACCCGCTGACGCCCACTGAGGTGGTCCTCGAACTGACCGTGGGCGGGCGGCGGTTGGAGGTCACCCGGCTGCCGGAGCAGCCCCGCCCGAAGAAGCGGGGGACCGGCACGACCCGGGAGAAGGCGCAGAGCCGGCTGCGCGAGTACGTGACGGACGGCGACGGCCAGGGGGGCGGCGCCGGGCACTGGAAGGCGCTGAGCCGCTCCCATCAGGAGATCGGCGAGGAGATCGGCCAGCTCCTCGGCATGAGCAAGGAGCAGTTCTGCCAGGTCGTCCTGCTGCCGCAGGGGGACTTCGCGCGTTTCCTGCGGGCCGACGCCGAGGCCCGTGCCCGGCTGCTCGGCCGGCTCTTCGACACCCGCCGGTTCGCGGCGCTCGAAGAACAGCTCGCCACCCGCCGCAAGGCCGCCGCCGACCGGGTCGCCGCCGGCGACGACCGGCTGCTGGCGCTCGCCCACCGGATGGACCAGGCGGCGGGGGAGCCGGCCGACCTCGAAGATCCGGTGCCGGGACGCGCGCCCGAAGCTGCCGGGTCCGGCCGCCGGAGTGGTACGGGCCGTACGGCGCAGCGTGCCGGTACGGGCGCGGCGCGCGGCGGGGCGACGGCCACCGCGACCGCGGTCGTACCGGGGCAGTACGGACGCGAAGCCGACGCGAGGACCGCCGCCGGGGTGCCGGGCCCCGGTGATCCCGGCTTCGCCGAAGCCGTACTGGTACGGGCGGCCGTGGCCCGCTCCACCGCACGGGAGCGGTACACGATCGCCCGGCTCGCCGTACGCTCCGCCGAGAGCGCGGAAGCCGCGGCCCGCGCGCGGGCGGACGAGGAGCGCGAACGGGACCGCCTCCAGCGCCGGTACGCCGAGGCGCGGCGGCGCGCCGGCGAACTGGCCGCGCGGGCCGGTGAACGGGACCGCGCCCGGGAGCGGCTGGCGCGCGCCCGCGCGGCCTCCGAGGTCGCCCCGGCGCTGGCCCTGCGGGACGCCGCCTGGCGCGAGCACGGGACGGCGCAGGCCGCCGAGCGGAGCGCCCGCTCCCAGCTGCCACCGGACCTCGCCGGCGCGGACGGCGAACGGCTCGCCGCGCTGGAACGCGAGCTGCGGCAGGACCTCGGTTCGCTGACGGCGGCCCGCCGGGCGGAGGGTCGCGCCGCCGAGATCCGCCGGGAGCGCGCCGGAATCGAACGGGAAGCGCGCGCCGACGAGCAGACGCTGCTCGACGCCACCGCCTGGCTCGCGGACTGGGAACCGGCGCACCGGGAACACCAGCGGCGCATCGAGGCCGCACAGGAGGCCGCTGCCCGCGCCGAACAGCTCCACGCGCAGCTCGACCCGGCCCGGCAGCGCCTGGACGCCGCGCGGCGCCGCGACCGGCTCGCGGACGAGGTGCGGGCCGCCGACGAGGAGGCGCTGCGCACCCGGGAACGCGCGGCGGCGGCCCATGAACACTGGCTCGACCTCAAGGACCGCCGGCTGCGCGGCATCGCCGCCGAACTCGCCGCCGGGCTGGAGGACGGCGCCGCGTGCGCGGTGTGCGGGGCCACCGAGCACCCCGCTCCGGCGCGTACCGAAGCCGGGCACGTGGACCGTATGGCCGAGGAAGCCGCACTGGACGCCTACCGGCGGACCGAGGCCGTACGCCAGGACGCGGAGCGCGCCCGCCAGGCACTGAAGGAGGAACTGGCCGCCGCGACCGCGACAGCCGGGGACACGCCGGTCGCCGAACTCGCGCGTACAGCCGACGAGTTGCACGACTCCTACGCGCGCGAACGGGCCGCGGGCGCCGGTCTGCACGCCGCCCGTGAAGCGCTGTCCCGCGCCGAGCGGGAGTACGAGCGCCGCCGCGCCGAGCAGCAGGAGGCCGAGCGCCGCGCCGCCGCCCGCACCTCCCACCGGGAAGCACTGGACCGCGAACTCGCTTCGATCGAAACCGAGTTGAGCGAGGCGCGCGGCGACTGCGCGACCGTCGCGGATCGGGCCCGGCGCCTGGAGCGGCAGGTCGCGCTGCTGGCCGAGGCCGCGGCCGCTGCCCGTACCGCAGAAGCCTGCGCCGAACGGCTCAAGGAAGCCGACGCCCACCTGTCCGACGCCGCCTACCGTGCCGGATTCGACACCCCGCAGGCCGCGTCAGACGCGCTGCTGAACGACGCCGACTGGCGTGACCTGCAACAGCGCCTGGACCGCTACCAAGCCGAATCGGCCGCCGTGGAAGCCGAGCTGGCCGACCCGGAGGGCATCGCGGCGGCGGCGCTCCCGCCGGCCGAACCGGACCGGGCCCGCGCCGAGCTGGACGCGGCAGGGCGCAGGCTGCGCGCCGCCGGTGCCGCCTGCGCCGCCGCCGAGGAACGCTGCGCCGAACTGGACCGGCTGGCCGCGCAGGCCCACACCGACGCCCGGCGGCTGGCCCCGCTGCGCGTCGAGTACGAGCGTGTCGCCCGCCTCGCCGCGCTCGCCGCCGGTACGTCGGCGGAGAACGAACGGCGGATGCGCCTGGAGTCGTACGTCCTCGCCGCGCGGCTCGAACAGGTCGCGGCGGCCGCCAGCGCGCGTCTGCACCGGATGTCCTCCGGCCGCTACACGCTCGTGCACTCCGACGAGCGCGCCGGCGGCGCCCGCCGCTCCGGCCTGGGGCTGCACGTCATCGACGCCTGGACCGGCCACGAGCGGGACACCGCCAGCCTCTCCGGCGGCGAGACGTTCTTCGCGTCGCTCGCGCTGGCGCTCGGCCTCGCCGATGTCGTCACCGACGAGGCGGGCGGCACCCGCCTGGACACCCTCTTCATCGACGAGGGCTTCGGCAGCCTGGACGAACAGACGCTGGACGAGGTGCTGGACGTCCTGGACTCGCTGCGCGAACGGGACCGCAGCGTGGGCATCGTCAGCCATGTCGCGGACCTGCGGCAGCGCATCCCCGCCCAGCTGGAGGTCGTCAAGGACCGGGCCGGATCGTCCGTACGCCACCGCGTACAGGACTGAACCGGGGCCGCGGCCCCTCAGTGGCTGATCGGGCGCCGGGGGAGCGGGGAGGAGT includes:
- a CDS encoding LolA-like protein, which codes for MAAAGTLSLAAVAGCGGADDKASGKSSDQQSGSPAAPGGAADGPQAVRAAHQKTTSAGTAKMTLVTKAQSGGKNAEVRGSGVVDLAKGSSEMVLLTGNQQIHQRTVEGILYQQPPAAQREQLPQGKSWLKVDVKKLLRQTGSSSQYEDPTSSFGYMKGISDKDVKKVGTETVDGTATTHYKVSVDVTQLAKDNAQQAKQLRAQLGDRLPLDVWLDGQGRVRQEKVEVRPRTGQQGNSGARAAVTTTLKFSDFGTDVKVTAPPAKDTVDITDKAAKAAQQAQQGQQGATQS
- a CDS encoding AAA family ATPase, translating into MRLHRLSVTAFGPFGRTQTIDFDRLARAGLFLLHGPTGAGKTSILDAVCFALYGSVPGTRQSGQALRSDLADPLTPTEVVLELTVGGRRLEVTRLPEQPRPKKRGTGTTREKAQSRLREYVTDGDGQGGGAGHWKALSRSHQEIGEEIGQLLGMSKEQFCQVVLLPQGDFARFLRADAEARARLLGRLFDTRRFAALEEQLATRRKAAADRVAAGDDRLLALAHRMDQAAGEPADLEDPVPGRAPEAAGSGRRSGTGRTAQRAGTGAARGGATATATAVVPGQYGREADARTAAGVPGPGDPGFAEAVLVRAAVARSTARERYTIARLAVRSAESAEAAARARADEERERDRLQRRYAEARRRAGELAARAGERDRARERLARARAASEVAPALALRDAAWREHGTAQAAERSARSQLPPDLAGADGERLAALERELRQDLGSLTAARRAEGRAAEIRRERAGIEREARADEQTLLDATAWLADWEPAHREHQRRIEAAQEAAARAEQLHAQLDPARQRLDAARRRDRLADEVRAADEEALRTRERAAAAHEHWLDLKDRRLRGIAAELAAGLEDGAACAVCGATEHPAPARTEAGHVDRMAEEAALDAYRRTEAVRQDAERARQALKEELAAATATAGDTPVAELARTADELHDSYARERAAGAGLHAAREALSRAEREYERRRAEQQEAERRAAARTSHREALDRELASIETELSEARGDCATVADRARRLERQVALLAEAAAAARTAEACAERLKEADAHLSDAAYRAGFDTPQAASDALLNDADWRDLQQRLDRYQAESAAVEAELADPEGIAAAALPPAEPDRARAELDAAGRRLRAAGAACAAAEERCAELDRLAAQAHTDARRLAPLRVEYERVARLAALAAGTSAENERRMRLESYVLAARLEQVAAAASARLHRMSSGRYTLVHSDERAGGARRSGLGLHVIDAWTGHERDTASLSGGETFFASLALALGLADVVTDEAGGTRLDTLFIDEGFGSLDEQTLDEVLDVLDSLRERDRSVGIVSHVADLRQRIPAQLEVVKDRAGSSVRHRVQD
- a CDS encoding exonuclease SbcCD subunit D, producing MRFLHTSDWHLGRSFHRVNLLGAQRAFLDHLVETARTENVDAVLVAGDVYDRAVPPLAAVELFDDALHRLAGLGVPTVMISGNHDSARRLGVGSGLMRQAGIHLRTDPAACADPVVLRDAHGEVALYGLPYLEPALVKEEFGARRADHAQVLGAAMDRVRDDLAGRPAGTRSVVLAHAFVTGGAPSDSERDITVGGVESVPAAVFDGVDYAALGHLHGCQTITDRVRYSGSPLAYSFSEEHHRKSMWLVELDAAGAVRAERLDCPVPRPLARVRGRLADLLEDPALARHEEAWVEATLTDAARPHEPMARLAGRFPHILSLAFEPEDGPARSLASYAQRLRGRSDQEIAEDFVEHVRAGRAVDDEERAVLRSALDEVRVDDVLREVAR